TGTCCTCATATGTCTTCTTAAAGATATGGGCCAGTTGAACGTTTTTCCGCACTGATtgcattcataaggtttctctccagtgtgcaCTCTCATATGCCCTCGAAAGGATGAGGGGtggctgaaggctttcccacactggCTAcactcatagggtttctctccaccATGGGTCCTCTCATGTCTTCGGAAGGACTGGGGATAAATGAAGGTTTTCCCACATTGTTtgcattcatagggtttctctccagtatgaatccTTTCGTGTCTCCGAAAGGATTGCAGGTAAATAAAGGTTTTTCCACACTgtttacattcatagggtttctctccagtgtgtgTTATCATGTGCCTTCGAAAAGCTGAGGAATAGCTGAAGGCTTctccacattctttacatttatgtGGTGTCTCCCCAGTGTGTGATATCATGTGTCTTCGAAAAGTGGAGGAATAGCTGAAGGCAtccccacattccttacatttatagggcttctctccagtgtgtGTTATCATGTGCCTTCGAAAGGTGGAGGAATagctgaaggctttcccacattccttacatttatagggtttctctccagtgtgagttcTCACATGACTAGTAAGACTTGAAAAATCaatgaaggctttcccacattgcTGGCATTCGTAAGTTTTCTCAGCAGTATGAATCCTTACATGCCGGTTTAGGGAAGAAGTACGAGGAAAGGTCTTTCCACATAATTTACATGCGTAGGTTCTCTCTCCATTGTGGGTCCTCACATGCATTCGAAGGTGTGAACGACAACTATAGGCCCGCCCACACTCCTGACACTGATATGGTTTGTGTCCAGTGTGCACAGCGATGTGACTCTTGGGGGAGGAATGATGCATGAAGACTTTTCCATATGCGCTACATTCATACTCTTTTATTCCAGTAAGAGTTTTCTGGTACAGATTAAGATCTGGAATCTGACTCGAGCCTTCCCCACACTGATCGTTACTTTCAGAGAGCTTCTCCACCACACGATTTCTGTTAAAAATGAGAAGCATGTCATCATCAATGGTTTGATTAATGCTTTCTTAATATTTACTATTAAGTATTAGGATTACACATTCATCAATTGTAATGCATATGCAGGCTTTCTGCCCTAtctgacaaagcagaaaaaaactgAGTATCCTGGAAGGGAATTCAACCATAGGCATAATGAaaacagtgtttctttttctttttttttttttttaatttttgtttatttacgatagtcacacacagagagagagaggcagacacacaggcagagggagaagcaggctccatgcaccgggagcccgacatgggattcgatcccgggtctccaggatcgcgccctgagccaaaggcaggcgccaaaccactgcgccactcagggatccccaaaaacaGTGTTTCTTAAACATGGGCTTTTCCTCCTGTTTTGatctgaattgtttttatttattttttttacattttaaaaaaatattatttatttattcatagagacggggggggggcagagacacaggcagagggagaagcaggcaccatgcagagagcctgacatgggactcgatccagggtctccaggatcacgccctaggctgccggtggcactaaaccgttgcaccacctgggctgccctctgaaTTGTTTTTAACACTCAACATCAACATATTTAAGGACATTTTTCTGTAAACACTCtcagtgaataaacaaatttgaTCTAGGCTCccataagtgtttttattttgtttgcttcttcaATTTCATGACACACTAAAATTCTCTCCTGGAATACTGCTTTCTCTTGTGAGCGCAACTCACCTCAGATGTTGCCCCTGCTTCATGCGCTGATCTTCAGTGCTAAGTTCTTCCCAAATTTTCCCTAAAACAGAGGCCCAGGAATCATTTCTGGTGGACTTTGCTATTTTATGTTCCTTGGGTATTTTATTCCCATAAACATCCTGCTGAGAAACTGACCCACTGGCTTTAAATTGAGTCTCATCATCTGAAAGCAGAAAGGGAAcagggtttaaaaaaagaaggtaccTGCTGGTCAGAATGACACTGAAGTTTGGCTGTGTCAGGACTTCATCAATAACATGTACAAAGGGGTCAATGTGGTAAGCAATTTAATAAACACAGAATTGTCACAAGATTACATAAACTTCACTGGGCTCCTTAATGACCCATGAAATCTATATTCACTGATGACGCACAGGGAACTAtacagatagaaaaaaatcagtttaatgCAGAGATTCTCATTCTCATGCAGAAACTATTAGATTCTAGTTCTGTGGTGGCTGTGTATTTCCTTTCCACAATCGAAATCCCGAAATGGGTTTGACGTGAAAGAAATGCTTGTTCTCTAAATGACTAAGTGAAGGAATGTGGTCGTTCTTACCCACTGAGGCCAGGTTTTTCAAGTTTTCCAGCATCACCTCTCTGTAGAGCTTCCTCTGAGCAGAATCTAGCAAAGCCCACTCCTCCACAGTAAAGTCCACGGCCACATCCTCAAAGACCACGGAGTCCTAAAACACCCAACATATGTGCAGAAGGAAAGTTGAGACTCACTGAGCAACCAGATTCAATGCACAGGAAATTCAAATAAGGCTCTGTGGTTACTTGCCATCTCCTCTATGACTTGAGCATCAGATCATCAGATCCCTTACTCTATCCACCTCACACCCTCACAGAGTTAACAGTACCACACACACTGAACTTATCTTTACACTTTTACTGCAACCACATCAAGTCTCATTCTTCCTTAACCAAATGGTTCAGACCACCTTGGAGAATTCACAGAAATGTTCTACTAATGGAACAAATATTTGCGTTTTCAGACCCATCGATCCCTTGTGACACAAATGGCTTCGGCTCACACATTACGCACCACATCACTAAGGACCACATCAAGTGCCAAGTCAAACCAGGGTGAGGTTTTATGAAATAGGAACACACTGAAGGACTGGGAACTTCTTCTGCTCCCCTTGCCAAACCCAGAAGGCTTGTGGGAATCCTCCTGCAGCAGGGGCCAGCTCACCATATCATCTTAAAGAATGCCACACCATAAGTAGACAGTTTCTGCTGGCTAAATGATTAAACTCTTTTGAAGAAGTACTGCTAATGTATTTGTGTAATACAGGACTCAGACGAAAGTTATTGAGAAGTTGGAGCTCAGGAAGGAGGACACAGATGGGAGAACTCAGACCTGCATCCATTCCCTATACTCCCTAGACTAGgtgcacctgccccccccccccacatacacactcCGAACACACACAAATGACAAATAACAAAACAGCTCTTCCCACAAGAGCCATGTAAGAGCATCCTCGCTGACCTTGAGGATAAGGTTGAAAATCCCACCCTATGAAGAAGTTAGCAGAAGTCAAAACTATCTGACAGTGAGTTTGCCCgagattataaaatacataaagggCTAGGCAGTGCCTTCCTACAACGGACAACCTCTCTCATATCAAGTTCCAGGTAGAAGCGGCCCCCCATACCTCATCCTTGAGGCCGAACTCTCAGATTTGCTCCGTTCCATGTCCCTCCCCTGTTGGGCACAAGAGAACCTCAGGCCTACCCCAAGGGCACAGAAACCACTGAGCTGCATCCTccacttacacttttttttttttttaagattttatttatttattcatgagatgcacagagagaggcagagacacaggcagagggaaaagcaggctccctgcgggaagcctgatgcaggactcgatcccaggaccccaggatcacgccctgggccaaaggcagacactcaatcgctgagtcacccagggattccctacagcctgttttttttttttttttttttttttttttaaagttcctcaaCCCACGGACATCTGCGAGCAGGAGAAAATACTCACATTCAACGATTCTGATGCCAGAATGCACTTGTTCAACAGAGAAGCAGATTAGCAGGCAAGCCCCCATTCCTGGCAGGGGAACAAGGGTGGCTCCCGAGACAGCTGACCTGGCCTTTACTACCTGCAGCGCTCCTTCCAGGGAGTTTCACACCGAGCATGCAGAAGGCGGGACATTTCAGGCCTCAGCTTTATCCGTAGACACAACTCTGGGCCAGGCTGGTGTCTGGGAGCCTGACAGATTAACTCGCTGTGCCTGAACTGCGGTGCACACAGGATTGTTAACACTGAACACCAGCCTTCCTTCTGGGAGGTGGAGTAGAAATCCCAGGCACGGAGTCTCAACTGAGCCCCTCTGGCAGAAACATTCCATGTGTTGTCACGCCTTGCTGCTGGTGCTTTCCGGGGGGTTCCAGTGGGAAAGACAGGCACTCGGTTCCCTCGGACTTTCCCCCATATGCCTCTGCCCTTGGCTAGCTTTGCTGTGTGTCCTTCTGTTGTAACAGATCACAGCCGAGGCAAGCTGTACGCTAAGCCGTGGGGGTCCTACTAGCAGGGCACAAGGGTGGTCTTGTTGACACCAGTCCTGGTTGGCATCAGTGGTGGGATTTGCTAGAATACCCCTGACTCACGGAAATAGAGCAAAGGGCTGTTTGGGAAGACGAGGGGGCCCGGGTGGCCAGGGGGTCGTGTGGGATGTGCAAGAGCAGCTGAGCTGCTGTCGGCTGTGAAGCAAGAGCAGACAGATGGACGGGTCTGGCCGCAGGAGGCCTGGCACACTGGGGGCATGGGCTGCTTTTGGCAAATGCTccctgaggaggaggagaaaaactaAGTACGGCTTTGGTGAGGTCTTTGATTTTTGTTCACTTctccaggcacagggagaaagggCCCCCAAGTGACCAAGGTCAACTATGGATgggcaaaaaatataaaagctttgTGTTGCACCGGGAGAAAAAATTAGTTAATTCTGTTTCTAGAGCTGGAGCAAAATTAGATAAACCAAGGGCCGAGTGGGCAGGGATCCTCTACCCTTTCTTCTACCTGTTGCTGCTGGGCCAGGCCTCCTGACCCACCCATGCACCAGAGCCACATCTTCCCTGGCAGCTGCAATGTTACCCATGTAACCGCTGGATTTActaccagggcctcaccgtggCTTAAACTTCATCTCCAAAAAaggtatgttgaaatcctaacccctggTACCTATGAACGGGACCTTGGAAAGACGATCTTTGTGAGCATAACCAAGATAAGGCCGTGAGGACAGGCCCCATTTCAATCTGGCTGGCAGCCTTCTAAGAAGAAAATGCCACGTGAAgccagagacacacagggaaggTGGCCACATGAAGGTGGGATGCAGAGATTGGAGTTCCCTGTCACAAGCAGAGGCCGGGGGCCACCAGAAGCTGCAAGGCACAACCCTTCTGCCCCTTTGATTCCAGACTTCTAGCCTCCTGAACTCCGAGAGCACCAGTTCCTAAGCCACCCAGCTATGGCAAGTCATTATGGCAACCCTACAAAACCTATACAGGCTTTGAATGAATTTGTGCTGAcgaaggagaggggaaggggatttttcttacttaaaactGTTCTGCTTTGTGGCTACTGCACCTGCATTCAAGAAAAAAGCTGATGCAGATGGTTTATGCatgtaatttcatttattttttaaaaatttttatttatttatgatagtcacacagagagagagagagagagagagaggcagagacacaggcaaagggagaagcaggctccatgcaccggaagcccgacgtgggattcgatcccgggtctccaggatcacgccctgggccaaaggcaggtgctaaaccgctgcaccacccagggatccctgtgcatGTAATTTCATAAATGCCAGAGGGACCATCGCATCATTTAGGTCTCTACACCAAATGATTTTTCACTGAGTTTTTACCCACCGGAGGTTCAAAGCAAGAGGGAAACAACGAAGAGACAGGCAATCTCTAAATGGAGATCTACTTTGGGAAGTTTTAGTACAAGTCTTCAGCTTGTCAAAGAGCTCTTATGAAaccctatttcttttctcttttttttttaaagattttatttatttacttgggacaGAACAAGCAAGAGAGTGAGCCTGAGCCAGGGCACagcgagagggagaagtagactctccactgagcagggagcctgatgtgggactcaatcccaggaccctgagatcatgacctgagccgaaggcagatgcttaactgactgacccagccaggcatccccaaaaccCTATTTCCGATGGCATCAGAGAGTGACTGTCCACCAGTGGCTCATGTGGACTCAGAGACAAGACAACAGGAGCTCGGGAGAGCAACACCTGCACCCTGGAACACAACTCTGTGACCCTGCAGGGTCTCGGCTTTGCCGCTGCTAAGGAAGGCCCCTAGTGACTTGGGGAATGCTGAATTCCGAATGGGCTGAACTTGACTGTAAGCTCAGGACGGGCTGCGTCAGCCTCAGAACACACCAGACCGATCCAGAAGCAGGTATAAGCTCCACGATCAGGACTCTGTGTCAATACGGAGGACACAGGACACTTCTGTGAGGTCCTGACCTACGAAAATCTCAGGGCAGTCCGTGTGGGTCCCTTACAGTTGCCAGTGAGGAAGGCCTTGTTCTCCGATGAGACCATGTGAAATCAAGGCATTCACTTCTGTTTCTGCCCACGCaaatcaccccccccccaatgcCATCCACAGCAGCGAGGTGGACGAACTAGCGACATGGGCAACAGACCTGTCTGAAGCCGACCACCACACGCTGTCCCTCTGAACAAGGACCAGCCTGAATGCCCTAAAATAGGCCACAGTGGGGGCCTGCTGACCTGGCTGCTTAACGCATTCCTCTCAGGAAACCACCTTGTCCCTGGAAGACACTGGGGTCAGCATCAACTTCCTCACCAGAGTTGTGCCACATGGTAACGGACACCTGAGGCCAGgtgaaaaatgcagaaaaataatacAGACATTTTGAAGATAAAGACCCAGAATGTTCTACAATGTTTGCCTCTATGGTTAATGGGATTTACTTGGACTGGGCAAGTCCAGAACCTCCTACAGGGCAGAGCCAAAATCAATACTGCACATTGGTCTCACCCAGTTGCAAAGGGTCCTACTGATGATCACGCTGCTATAACGAGGTCTTGTCCGAGGCCCAAAGGACTGGGCTATTCAGAAGAGACAACCCAACAGGCCTGAGCGTCCTCATCCGTAGAAAGTCCTGTTTCCAAGGCTGGCCCTTGGCTGGTTCCTGGGAACTTAGATTTGAGGAGGCTCCCCACCACCCTGCTAGGAGAGGCTCCCTGTGTCTTTTTATGCAAGTAATGCCTTGTGCTGAAGCCCAGCTTTCCTTCTGGGTGTCTGGAATCTTGGTCGGTGCCAGGCAGAGGGTGCCTCCATGAGCAGCCCCCAATAAAAGACCTGCTGAGTCTCTCATTAGCTTCCCTAGTAGACAACACTCTGCATGTGCTGGCATGCTGGCTGCTGGGGGAACTCGGCAGAGCCTGCAAGATGTCACTGGGAGGGGCCCTGGGAACTCAAcacccggtctcctcaggaccttTCCCCTCTGCTGCCCGTGCTCTGTGTTCTTGCACTATAATAAATCAGAGCCATGAGCACACCTACCTGCTGGGTCATGAGAGTCCTCCTATGGAATCTGACCTGAAGGGTGGTCTTGGGGACCGCTACAGATGGACTTTTTGTGCCCCCCCCCAAATTCACGTTAAATCCTAATTTCGATGTGGGAGGTGGGGCCTGTGGAGGGGCTTAGGTCATGAAGGTGCAGCCCTCAACAGTGGGATGAGTGCCTTTGCCCCATCCTCCACGTGAGGGCACAGTGGAGAGACCACTGTCTGTGGACCAGGAAGATGatcctcaccagacaccaaatcccCCAGGGCCCTGACCTGTGACTCCCCAGCCTAAAGAATTGTGAGGGACAAACGTACATGGTTTATAAGAGCCCAGTCAACGGCATTTTTGTGATAGCGGCCCTGACAGACGGATATAGGGACTCCCAATACACCCAGCTTGAAACCATCAAACACTTTaacacaatattaattttttaaatgtgcactGTAAACCCACTATGTGTATAAGACTTTGCAGAAAGCTTTGTACACATTAGCTCATGTGTTCCTATAACTCTGTAAAACTCCTATAACTCAGTGTTCTATTATGAACACTGGTTCACAGCAGAGGCAATGTGGAACAAACTCCCCTAGCCCCTGCACTTGTTTGATACACCTTATGGTGGGTTTGCTACTGtgactggagagagagagagagagagagagagagagatttacacatgtatttatatatacatttatctatATTCCTGTTGCTACTGACAGACACTTATGAATGACTGGTTGTAGGGCAGagtaaaggagagagagcacaaaagtaACCATTTGAGATTATACTGCAAATTGATACCTAAATTGctcataaatacatatacacatgtaacAACAAGCACACAGGCATTAACTATATACACAGAACTACAAATACATGCATAAGTCTTTATGTACTTCCACATACCAGTTACATCCAGCGAGTGAGGGGACCTGCCCCTGGGATTCACTTCAAGTGGGGTTTCTGGTGTGAAAGTTCTATATTTAGGGTTGAACTTCATTTCACAGAGGattcttttttaagttatctGTCAACTGTACCTATGTCACACGCATTTTCCTGCACTGATGCTGTATTACACAATAGAAAACTCTGAAATCAACTCATGATTCCCATGTAATCATCTTAAGAGTTgccaaaaaacattttataatatgaaacagtcatacattaaaaaatcttacCATTGGGAAATGATGTAATTAATATGCATAACCTggagcccggctggctcagttggtgacacatgtgccttcggctcaggtcatgatttcagggtcctgggatggagccccgcattgggctccccgcattgggctccccgctcagtgcagagtttgcttctccctctccctctgcatctccccgcccccaactcgtgctct
The nucleotide sequence above comes from Canis aureus isolate CA01 chromosome 19, VMU_Caureus_v.1.0, whole genome shotgun sequence. Encoded proteins:
- the ZNF555 gene encoding zinc finger protein 555 isoform X4, which gives rise to MLENLKNLASVDDETQFKASGSVSQQDVYGNKIPKEHKIAKSTRNDSWASVLGKIWEELSTEDQRMKQGQHLRNRVVEKLSESNDQCGEGSSQIPDLNLYQKTLTGIKEYECSAYGKVFMHHSSPKSHIAVHTGHKPYQCQECGRAYSCRSHLRMHVRTHNGERTYACKLCGKTFPRTSSLNRHVRIHTAEKTYECQQCGKAFIDFSSLTSHVRTHTGEKPYKCKECGKAFSYSSTFRRHMITHTGEKPYKCKECGDAFSYSSTFRRHMISHTGETPHKCKECGEAFSYSSAFRRHMITHTGEKPYECKQCGKTFIYLQSFRRHERIHTGEKPYECKQCGKTFIYPQSFRRHERTHGGEKPYECSQCGKAFSHPSSFRGHMRVHTGEKPYECNQCGKTFNWPISLRRHMRTHMREKPFECKQCGKAFNLSACFREHVRMHPGDKSYQCKLCGKAFYCHISLQKHMRRHTAEKLYECKQCGKAFSWPELLQQHVRTHTAEKPYECKECGKVFKWPSSLPIHMRVHTGEKPYECKECGKAFSCSSSLRRHIRTHTTDRHYLGDAGSSPASECIPSVDSENPHQDRNLIKTVNMVLPL
- the ZNF555 gene encoding zinc finger protein 555 isoform X1, which codes for MTQVKGGHSTTETQDSVVFEDVAVDFTVEEWALLDSAQRKLYREVMLENLKNLASVDDETQFKASGSVSQQDVYGNKIPKEHKIAKSTRNDSWASVLGKIWEELSTEDQRMKQGQHLRNRVVEKLSESNDQCGEGSSQIPDLNLYQKTLTGIKEYECSAYGKVFMHHSSPKSHIAVHTGHKPYQCQECGRAYSCRSHLRMHVRTHNGERTYACKLCGKTFPRTSSLNRHVRIHTAEKTYECQQCGKAFIDFSSLTSHVRTHTGEKPYKCKECGKAFSYSSTFRRHMITHTGEKPYKCKECGDAFSYSSTFRRHMISHTGETPHKCKECGEAFSYSSAFRRHMITHTGEKPYECKQCGKTFIYLQSFRRHERIHTGEKPYECKQCGKTFIYPQSFRRHERTHGGEKPYECSQCGKAFSHPSSFRGHMRVHTGEKPYECNQCGKTFNWPISLRRHMRTHMREKPFECKQCGKAFNLSACFREHVRMHPGDKSYQCKLCGKAFYCHISLQKHMRRHTAEKLYECKQCGKAFSWPELLQQHVRTHTAEKPYECKECGKVFKWPSSLPIHMRVHTGEKPYECKECGKAFSCSSSLRRHIRTHTTDRHYLGDAGSSPASECIPSVDSENPHQDRNLIKTVNMVLPL
- the ZNF555 gene encoding zinc finger protein 555 isoform X3, which translates into the protein MDSVVFEDVAVDFTVEEWALLDSAQRKLYREVMLENLKNLASVDDETQFKASGSVSQQDVYGNKIPKEHKIAKSTRNDSWASVLGKIWEELSTEDQRMKQGQHLRNRVVEKLSESNDQCGEGSSQIPDLNLYQKTLTGIKEYECSAYGKVFMHHSSPKSHIAVHTGHKPYQCQECGRAYSCRSHLRMHVRTHNGERTYACKLCGKTFPRTSSLNRHVRIHTAEKTYECQQCGKAFIDFSSLTSHVRTHTGEKPYKCKECGKAFSYSSTFRRHMITHTGEKPYKCKECGDAFSYSSTFRRHMISHTGETPHKCKECGEAFSYSSAFRRHMITHTGEKPYECKQCGKTFIYLQSFRRHERIHTGEKPYECKQCGKTFIYPQSFRRHERTHGGEKPYECSQCGKAFSHPSSFRGHMRVHTGEKPYECNQCGKTFNWPISLRRHMRTHMREKPFECKQCGKAFNLSACFREHVRMHPGDKSYQCKLCGKAFYCHISLQKHMRRHTAEKLYECKQCGKAFSWPELLQQHVRTHTAEKPYECKECGKVFKWPSSLPIHMRVHTGEKPYECKECGKAFSCSSSLRRHIRTHTTDRHYLGDAGSSPASECIPSVDSENPHQDRNLIKTVNMVLPL
- the ZNF555 gene encoding zinc finger protein 555 isoform X2, translating into MSVGEDSVVFEDVAVDFTVEEWALLDSAQRKLYREVMLENLKNLASVDDETQFKASGSVSQQDVYGNKIPKEHKIAKSTRNDSWASVLGKIWEELSTEDQRMKQGQHLRNRVVEKLSESNDQCGEGSSQIPDLNLYQKTLTGIKEYECSAYGKVFMHHSSPKSHIAVHTGHKPYQCQECGRAYSCRSHLRMHVRTHNGERTYACKLCGKTFPRTSSLNRHVRIHTAEKTYECQQCGKAFIDFSSLTSHVRTHTGEKPYKCKECGKAFSYSSTFRRHMITHTGEKPYKCKECGDAFSYSSTFRRHMISHTGETPHKCKECGEAFSYSSAFRRHMITHTGEKPYECKQCGKTFIYLQSFRRHERIHTGEKPYECKQCGKTFIYPQSFRRHERTHGGEKPYECSQCGKAFSHPSSFRGHMRVHTGEKPYECNQCGKTFNWPISLRRHMRTHMREKPFECKQCGKAFNLSACFREHVRMHPGDKSYQCKLCGKAFYCHISLQKHMRRHTAEKLYECKQCGKAFSWPELLQQHVRTHTAEKPYECKECGKVFKWPSSLPIHMRVHTGEKPYECKECGKAFSCSSSLRRHIRTHTTDRHYLGDAGSSPASECIPSVDSENPHQDRNLIKTVNMVLPL